A region from the Mesorhizobium sp. J8 genome encodes:
- a CDS encoding class II glutamine amidotransferase has translation MCGIVGLFLKDKALEPKLGAMLSEMLVSLSDRGPDSAGIAIYGAATGNEAKITVQSPKPDRDFRGLDAELAKAIGAPVSVAVKSTHAVIRTTPDKVDAAREALQTLRPDIRIMGAGEAVEIYKEVGLPEAVVERFGVRAMTGTHGIGHTRMATESAVTTMGAHPFSTGADQCLVHNGSLSNHNNVRRELIRDGMTFETENDTEVAAAYLSNRMAHGKNLGEALEGTLSDLDGFFTFVVGTKNGFGVVRDPIACKPAVMAETDQYVAFGSEYRALTKLPGIDNARVWEPEPATVYFWEH, from the coding sequence ATGTGCGGAATCGTCGGACTTTTCTTGAAGGACAAGGCGCTTGAGCCGAAACTCGGCGCGATGCTGTCGGAGATGCTGGTGTCGCTGAGCGACCGCGGCCCGGACAGCGCCGGCATCGCCATTTATGGCGCGGCCACCGGCAATGAAGCCAAGATCACCGTGCAGTCGCCGAAGCCCGATCGCGATTTCCGCGGCCTCGACGCCGAGCTCGCCAAGGCGATCGGCGCGCCGGTGAGCGTCGCGGTCAAGTCCACGCATGCGGTGATCAGGACCACGCCGGACAAGGTCGACGCCGCGCGCGAGGCGCTGCAGACGCTCCGGCCTGACATCCGCATCATGGGTGCCGGCGAGGCCGTGGAGATCTACAAGGAAGTGGGCCTGCCCGAAGCCGTCGTCGAACGCTTCGGCGTGCGCGCGATGACCGGCACACATGGCATCGGGCACACCCGCATGGCGACGGAATCGGCGGTGACGACGATGGGCGCGCATCCCTTCTCGACCGGCGCCGACCAGTGCCTGGTGCACAATGGCTCGCTCTCCAACCACAACAATGTGCGCCGCGAGCTGATCCGCGACGGCATGACTTTCGAGACCGAGAACGACACGGAAGTGGCGGCCGCCTATCTCTCCAACCGGATGGCGCATGGCAAGAATCTCGGCGAGGCGCTGGAAGGCACGCTTTCCGACCTCGACGGCTTCTTCACCTTCGTGGTCGGCACCAAGAACGGCTTCGGCGTGGTGCGCGATCCGATCGCGTGCAAGCCCGCCGTGATGGCCGAGACCGACCAGTATGTCGCCTTCGGCTCGGAATATCGCGCGCTGACCAAGCTGCCCGGCATCGACAATGCGCGGGTCTGGGAGCCCGAGCCCGCAACCGTCTATTTCTGGGAGCATTGA
- a CDS encoding PDR/VanB family oxidoreductase — translation MSTGTTTLDVVVSDVVPVNELVTRFHFRRRDGGLLPTFSGGAHVVVEMRDGDRTRLNPYSLMGSPLDTREYTISVRRDDAGRGGSLFMHRQVKPGLEMVISYPVNLFSLDLRAKKHLMLAGGIGITPFMAQTSQLAGAGGNFELHYTCRTASLGTYADVLQQRYGSRVKLYHDDRGERIDLDRLLSSQPLGTHLYVCGPAGMINWVRDRAASLGWPLETVHFEHFAAPQPGAPFDVTLAVSGKTIHVGEQQSLLEAMEAAGVDPPYLCRGGVCGQCETNVISSDGKFIHNDHWLSEEDHRSGCKIMPCVSRFEGKSLVLER, via the coding sequence ATGAGCACCGGCACCACCACGCTCGACGTCGTCGTCAGCGACGTCGTCCCGGTCAACGAGCTCGTCACGCGCTTCCATTTCCGCCGCCGCGACGGCGGGCTGCTGCCGACTTTTTCCGGTGGCGCCCATGTCGTGGTCGAGATGCGCGACGGCGACCGCACCCGGCTCAATCCCTATTCGCTGATGGGCTCGCCGCTCGACACGCGCGAATACACGATCTCGGTGCGCCGCGACGATGCCGGCCGCGGCGGCTCGCTGTTCATGCACCGGCAGGTCAAGCCCGGCCTGGAGATGGTGATCAGCTATCCGGTCAACCTGTTCTCGCTCGATCTCAGGGCGAAAAAGCATCTCATGCTGGCCGGCGGGATCGGCATCACGCCCTTCATGGCTCAGACGTCGCAGCTGGCCGGCGCCGGCGGCAATTTTGAATTGCATTACACCTGCCGCACCGCCTCGCTGGGCACCTATGCCGATGTCTTGCAGCAGCGCTACGGCAGCCGCGTGAAACTCTATCACGACGATCGCGGGGAGCGCATCGATCTCGACCGGCTGTTGTCCTCGCAGCCGCTCGGCACGCATCTCTATGTCTGCGGCCCCGCCGGCATGATCAACTGGGTGCGCGATCGCGCGGCTAGCCTCGGCTGGCCGCTGGAAACCGTGCATTTCGAGCATTTCGCGGCGCCTCAGCCCGGCGCGCCTTTCGACGTGACCTTGGCCGTCAGCGGCAAGACGATCCACGTCGGCGAGCAGCAGAGCCTGCTTGAGGCGATGGAAGCGGCCGGGGTCGATCCGCCCTATCTCTGCCGTGGCGGCGTCTGCGGCCAGTGCGAGACCAATGTGATCTCCTCCGACGGCAAGTTCATCCACAACGATCACTGGCTGAGCGAGGAAGACCATCGTTCCGGCTGCAAGATCATGCCTTGCGTCTCGCGCTTCGAGGGCAAGTCGCTGGTCCTGGAAAGATAG
- a CDS encoding heme-dependent oxidative N-demethylase family protein — MGITFRKETFRDDYTFRNSPDHIRRFPFPFNEDSYMYAVNIEPHVVGPKGSVLENLIDVDEHYVAEMQDRALVLAEDPLRCQSLPHMTLAGWDLLELLMEQQALGYPEHFTLERNGDRWRWINRPLGIDDTFTFGDTSTLPYGPMEYITRQSQGDFCILDQRDGNLWMDAGMVTTQADWSLDFDIGMNFFEWHAPVPLAHEKGIFTRALKFLTNIQQGKPARRLNWTMTINPRLDTSPENYHKWGPDRATVTPENVGQKVHLRVELQSFWRLPRSNAIVFPIRCYLIKMDELVTQPKWARRLHRVIRDLPEELATYKGLTRYRPTLVEWLSKLDDGSPTSPGFGPD; from the coding sequence ATGGGCATCACCTTTCGCAAGGAAACCTTTCGCGACGACTATACCTTCCGGAACAGCCCCGACCACATTCGGCGCTTTCCGTTTCCGTTCAACGAAGACAGCTATATGTACGCGGTCAACATCGAGCCGCATGTCGTCGGGCCGAAAGGTTCAGTGCTTGAAAACCTGATCGACGTCGACGAGCACTATGTCGCTGAGATGCAGGACCGCGCCTTGGTGCTGGCCGAGGATCCGCTGCGCTGCCAGTCGCTGCCGCACATGACGTTGGCGGGTTGGGATCTGCTAGAGCTTCTGATGGAGCAGCAGGCGCTCGGCTATCCCGAGCATTTCACGCTGGAGCGGAACGGTGACCGCTGGCGCTGGATCAACCGTCCCCTCGGCATCGACGATACTTTCACCTTCGGCGACACCTCGACGCTGCCCTACGGCCCGATGGAATACATCACCCGCCAGAGCCAGGGCGATTTCTGCATTCTCGACCAGCGCGACGGCAATCTGTGGATGGATGCCGGCATGGTCACCACCCAAGCCGATTGGTCGCTCGATTTCGACATCGGCATGAACTTCTTCGAATGGCACGCGCCCGTGCCGCTGGCGCATGAGAAAGGGATCTTCACCCGCGCGCTGAAATTCCTCACCAACATCCAGCAGGGCAAGCCGGCAAGGCGCCTCAACTGGACGATGACCATCAATCCGCGCCTCGACACCAGCCCTGAGAACTATCACAAATGGGGCCCGGACCGCGCCACCGTCACGCCCGAAAATGTCGGCCAGAAAGTGCATCTGCGGGTCGAACTGCAAAGCTTCTGGCGTCTGCCGCGCTCCAACGCCATCGTCTTCCCGATCCGCTGCTACCTGATCAAGATGGACGAACTGGTCACCCAGCCGAAATGGGCCCGGCGCCTGCACCGCGTCATCCGCGACCTGCCGGAAGAGCTCGCCACCTATAAGGGTCTGACGCGGTATCGTCCGACGCTGGTGGAATGGCTGTCGAAGCTGGATGACGGCAGTCCGACCAGCCCGGGTTTCGGGCCGGACTAG
- a CDS encoding aminomethyltransferase family protein — MTASWRFSTLADRHRALGSKLEDWSGMGTAWTYDKDANEEYIAIRTKAGLMDVSGLKKVHITGPHASHLIDLATTRDVEKIYPGKSAYACMLNEAGKFTDDCILYRISPNSWMVVHGSGTGHEELQRAAMGRDVSLRFDDNLHDLSLQGPTAVDYLAKHVPGIRDLPYFHHMQTQLFGFPVMISRTGYTGERGYEIFCRGQDAGTIWDRILEEGKSAGIIPCRFTTLDMLRVESYLLFYPYDNSQKYPFENEGPGDTLWELGLDFTVSPGKTGFRGAEEHYRLKGKERFKIYGVLLEGKEPADEGAPVYRDGKKVGVVTCAMYSPLVEKSMGIARLDVDCAVKDTKLEIRNRSGSIKATAQPLPFDDPKKTKRTAKG; from the coding sequence ATGACGGCATCCTGGAGATTCTCGACCCTGGCGGATCGCCATCGCGCGCTCGGCTCGAAGCTCGAGGACTGGAGCGGCATGGGCACCGCCTGGACCTATGACAAGGATGCCAACGAGGAATATATCGCGATCCGGACCAAGGCCGGGCTGATGGATGTCTCCGGCCTGAAGAAGGTCCACATCACCGGCCCGCATGCCTCGCATCTGATCGACCTAGCCACGACGCGCGACGTGGAGAAGATCTATCCCGGTAAGTCGGCCTATGCCTGCATGCTGAACGAGGCGGGAAAATTCACCGACGACTGCATCCTTTACCGCATCAGCCCCAATTCGTGGATGGTCGTGCACGGCTCGGGGACCGGCCATGAGGAGCTGCAGCGCGCTGCGATGGGCCGCGATGTCTCGCTGCGCTTCGACGACAATCTGCACGACCTGTCGCTGCAAGGCCCGACCGCGGTCGACTATCTCGCCAAGCATGTGCCCGGCATCCGCGACCTTCCTTACTTCCATCACATGCAGACGCAGCTCTTCGGCTTCCCGGTGATGATCTCGCGCACCGGCTACACCGGCGAGCGCGGCTACGAGATCTTCTGCCGCGGCCAGGACGCCGGCACGATCTGGGATCGCATCCTCGAGGAAGGCAAGAGCGCCGGCATCATCCCGTGCCGATTCACCACGCTCGACATGCTGCGCGTCGAGAGCTACCTGCTCTTCTACCCCTACGACAATTCGCAGAAATATCCGTTCGAGAACGAAGGCCCCGGCGACACGCTGTGGGAGCTCGGCCTCGACTTCACCGTCAGTCCCGGCAAGACCGGTTTCCGCGGCGCCGAGGAACACTATCGCCTGAAGGGCAAGGAGCGCTTCAAGATCTATGGCGTGCTGCTCGAAGGCAAGGAGCCGGCGGATGAGGGCGCGCCGGTGTACCGCGACGGCAAGAAGGTCGGCGTGGTGACCTGCGCCATGTATTCGCCGCTGGTCGAGAAATCGATGGGCATCGCCCGTCTCGACGTCGATTGCGCGGTCAAGGACACCAAGCTCGAGATCCGCAACAGGAGCGGGTCGATCAAGGCGACGGCGCAGCCCTTGCCGTTCGACGATCCGAAGAAGACCAAGCGCACCGCCAAGGGTTGA
- a CDS encoding GXGXG domain-containing protein: MPATPMSKAEREQGHARVFDLSQHSLRELNQALHQLTPGSNETAWEVLNPKGSHSVAVGVDQPVSIDVRGSVGYYCAGMNDGATITVHGSAGPGVGENMMSGSIVIKGDASQYAGATGRGGLLVIEGNASSRCGISMKGIDIVVHGNIGHMSAFMAQSGNLVVLGDAGDALGDSIYEARLFVRGKVESLGADCIAKEMRPEHIELLQGLLDKAGVTGVKASEFKRYGSARKLYNFNIDNADAY, translated from the coding sequence ATGCCGGCAACCCCAATGTCGAAGGCTGAGCGCGAGCAAGGCCATGCGAGGGTGTTCGACCTCTCGCAACATTCGCTGCGCGAGTTGAACCAGGCGCTGCACCAGCTCACGCCCGGCTCGAACGAGACCGCCTGGGAGGTGCTCAATCCGAAGGGCAGCCATTCGGTCGCCGTCGGCGTCGACCAGCCGGTCAGCATCGATGTCCGCGGCAGTGTCGGCTATTACTGCGCCGGCATGAATGACGGCGCGACGATCACCGTGCATGGCTCGGCCGGCCCTGGCGTGGGCGAGAACATGATGTCGGGCTCGATCGTCATCAAGGGCGATGCCAGCCAGTATGCCGGCGCCACCGGTCGCGGCGGCCTGCTGGTCATCGAGGGCAATGCCTCCTCGCGCTGCGGCATCTCGATGAAGGGCATCGACATCGTCGTGCACGGCAATATCGGCCACATGTCGGCCTTCATGGCGCAGTCCGGCAACCTCGTGGTGCTGGGCGATGCCGGTGATGCCTTGGGCGATTCCATCTACGAGGCACGGCTCTTCGTGCGCGGCAAGGTGGAAAGCCTCGGCGCCGACTGCATCGCCAAGGAAATGCGGCCCGAGCATATCGAATTGCTGCAAGGCCTGCTCGACAAGGCCGGCGTCACCGGCGTCAAGGCCTCGGAGTTCAAGCGCTACGGTTCGGCCCGCAAGCTCTACAATTTCAACATCGATAACGCCGACGCGTATTGA
- a CDS encoding dimethylamine monooxygenase subunit DmmA family protein has product MAAKTIISRPIYGTLSPQPGKHHLFIADAEGALAITDMAGKAPPGFFDGAEIVFIPGPEAKHIAALEALKPAQLHIAPSFASLLPRLKQTLTNAHMGLRLYLAGTEGLIGQAMQAALEAGIDHTSIETEHRGSLARRMQCVHCKGITENVTTQPALCSHCGLLLLVRDHYSRRLAAFQGVCINAEDRSEIPPMEEIFR; this is encoded by the coding sequence ATGGCAGCCAAGACGATCATCAGCCGGCCCATTTACGGAACGCTCTCTCCGCAGCCCGGCAAACATCATCTCTTCATCGCCGATGCCGAAGGCGCGCTGGCGATCACCGACATGGCCGGCAAGGCTCCGCCCGGCTTTTTCGACGGCGCCGAGATCGTCTTCATTCCGGGTCCCGAGGCCAAACACATCGCGGCCCTGGAAGCATTGAAGCCGGCGCAACTGCACATCGCGCCGTCCTTCGCCAGCCTCCTGCCGCGTCTCAAACAGACGCTGACCAACGCGCATATGGGATTGCGCCTCTATCTTGCCGGCACCGAAGGTCTGATCGGGCAGGCGATGCAGGCAGCACTCGAAGCCGGCATAGACCATACCTCTATTGAGACCGAGCATCGCGGCTCGTTGGCGCGGCGCATGCAATGCGTGCACTGCAAGGGCATCACCGAGAATGTGACGACGCAGCCGGCGCTCTGCTCGCATTGCGGCCTGCTGCTTCTGGTGCGCGATCACTATTCAAGGCGCCTCGCCGCCTTCCAGGGCGTGTGCATCAATGCCGAGGATCGCTCCGAGATTCCTCCGATGGAGGAGATTTTTCGATGA
- a CDS encoding FMN-binding glutamate synthase family protein has protein sequence MTYRNPPTTPRKSATFDDYTLSEIRRAAATGIYDIRGAGAKRKLPHFDDLLFLGASISRYPLEGYRERCDTSVVLGTRHARKPIELKIPITIAGMSFGSLSGPAKEALGRGATLSGTSTTTGDGGMTEEERGHSKTLVYQYLPSRYGMNPRDLRRADAIEVVVGQGAKPGGGGMLLGQKISDRVAEMRTLPKGIDQRSASRHPDWTGPDDLEIKILELREITDWEKPIYVKVGGARPYYDTALAVKAGADVVVVDGMQGGTAATQEVFIENVGQPTLACIRPAVQALQDLGMHRKVQLIVSGGIRNGADVAKALALGVDAVSIGTAALVALGDNDPRWEAEYNALGTTAGAYDDWHEGRDPAGITTQDPELMKRVDPIAAGRRLANYLKVMTLEAQTIARACGKNSLHNLEPEDLVALSIEAAAMAGVPLAGTNWIPGKNGF, from the coding sequence ATGACCTACCGCAACCCGCCGACGACGCCGCGCAAATCCGCGACCTTCGATGACTACACGCTTTCCGAGATCCGCCGCGCGGCTGCGACCGGCATCTATGACATCCGCGGCGCCGGCGCCAAGCGCAAGCTGCCACATTTCGACGACCTGTTGTTCCTCGGCGCTTCGATCTCTCGCTATCCGCTCGAAGGCTATCGCGAGCGCTGCGACACCAGTGTGGTGTTGGGCACGCGCCATGCCAGGAAACCGATCGAGCTGAAGATCCCGATCACCATCGCCGGCATGAGCTTTGGCTCGCTCTCCGGTCCCGCCAAGGAAGCGTTGGGGCGCGGCGCCACGCTTTCGGGCACCTCGACCACCACCGGCGACGGCGGCATGACCGAGGAAGAGCGCGGCCATTCGAAGACGCTGGTCTATCAATACCTGCCCTCGCGCTATGGCATGAATCCACGCGACCTGCGCCGCGCCGACGCCATCGAAGTGGTGGTCGGCCAGGGCGCCAAGCCAGGCGGCGGCGGAATGCTGCTTGGCCAGAAGATCTCCGACCGCGTCGCCGAGATGCGCACGCTGCCTAAGGGCATCGACCAGCGCTCGGCCTCGCGCCATCCCGACTGGACCGGCCCGGACGATCTCGAGATCAAGATCCTCGAATTGCGCGAGATCACCGACTGGGAAAAGCCGATCTACGTCAAGGTAGGCGGGGCCCGCCCCTACTATGACACCGCGCTCGCGGTGAAGGCCGGCGCCGACGTCGTCGTGGTCGACGGCATGCAGGGCGGCACGGCCGCGACCCAGGAAGTGTTCATCGAGAATGTCGGCCAGCCGACGCTTGCCTGCATCAGGCCGGCGGTGCAGGCGCTGCAGGACCTCGGCATGCACCGCAAGGTGCAGCTCATCGTCTCCGGCGGCATCCGCAACGGCGCCGATGTCGCCAAGGCGCTGGCGCTTGGCGTCGACGCGGTGTCGATCGGCACGGCGGCGCTCGTCGCGCTCGGCGACAACGATCCGCGCTGGGAGGCGGAGTACAATGCGCTGGGCACCACAGCCGGCGCCTATGACGACTGGCATGAGGGCCGCGACCCGGCCGGGATCACCACCCAGGACCCTGAATTGATGAAGCGGGTCGACCCGATCGCGGCCGGACGACGGCTGGCGAACTACCTCAAGGTGATGACGCTGGAAGCGCAAACGATTGCCCGCGCCTGCGGCAAGAACAGCCTGCACAATCTCGAGCCCGAGGATCTCGTCGCGCTCTCGATCGAAGCTGCCGCCATGGCCGGCGTACCTTTGGCCGGCACCAACTGGATACCGGGGAAGAACGGCTTCTAA
- a CDS encoding APC family permease: MTAAVDTGQTTTIHGDRVSLLRVLGPAHVWALGVGIVLVGEFTGWNFSADKGGALAALIVCWIVGLLYTSVAMIDSEVTSTVAAAGGQYAQAKHIVGPLMAFNVALFLVFAYTMLEVSDAILLGDTIVAKAGVEGLTHNSFIAATIVVLAWLNYRGVLMTLNVNFVITAIAYVSIVILFFSVSPWTQGAVLKLNELVTPGNALPYGWIGVIAAFQFGIWYYLGIEGTTQAAEEVRSPARSLPYGTMAGMITLLIAAAMTWYVCASLMPWEYLGITYYPLWDAGKLTGSPLLENLLFIATLLAALASANGCINDAARAWFSLGRDRYLPSWFSAVHPKYRTPYRSILFLLPIALAFAFIADLNQAITFSILSGVLQYTFMSINIMMFRKKWPLGTIRRGYTHPFHPLPAIVLFCLCMVTFFAIFLGFGSQLIAMTVFYFLISLWFHFYRYKFVRRGDQFSMPWPKPQGY; the protein is encoded by the coding sequence ATGACGGCTGCGGTTGATACGGGACAAACCACGACGATCCACGGCGACAGGGTTTCGCTGCTGCGGGTGCTCGGCCCGGCGCATGTCTGGGCGCTCGGCGTCGGCATCGTGCTGGTCGGCGAGTTCACCGGCTGGAATTTCTCCGCCGACAAGGGCGGCGCGCTCGCGGCGCTGATCGTCTGCTGGATCGTCGGGCTGCTCTACACCTCGGTCGCCATGATCGACTCGGAGGTGACGTCGACCGTCGCCGCCGCCGGCGGCCAGTACGCGCAGGCCAAGCACATCGTCGGGCCGCTGATGGCCTTCAACGTCGCGCTGTTCCTGGTGTTCGCCTACACCATGCTCGAAGTGTCGGACGCGATCCTGCTCGGCGACACCATCGTCGCCAAGGCAGGCGTCGAGGGGCTGACACATAATTCCTTCATCGCCGCCACGATCGTGGTGCTCGCCTGGCTCAACTATCGCGGCGTGCTGATGACGCTCAACGTCAACTTCGTCATCACCGCGATCGCCTATGTCTCCATCGTCATCCTGTTCTTCTCCGTCAGCCCATGGACGCAAGGCGCGGTGCTGAAGCTCAACGAGCTGGTCACGCCCGGCAATGCGCTGCCCTATGGCTGGATCGGCGTCATCGCCGCCTTCCAGTTCGGCATCTGGTATTATCTCGGCATCGAGGGCACCACCCAGGCGGCCGAGGAAGTGCGCTCGCCGGCGCGCTCCCTGCCCTACGGCACCATGGCCGGCATGATCACGCTTCTGATCGCCGCGGCGATGACCTGGTATGTCTGCGCCTCGCTGATGCCCTGGGAATATCTCGGCATCACCTATTATCCGCTATGGGACGCCGGCAAGCTGACCGGCAGCCCGCTGCTGGAAAACCTGCTCTTCATCGCGACGCTGCTGGCGGCGCTTGCCTCCGCCAATGGCTGCATCAACGACGCGGCGCGCGCCTGGTTCTCGCTCGGCCGCGACCGCTACCTGCCGAGCTGGTTCTCGGCCGTGCATCCGAAATACCGCACGCCCTATCGCTCGATCCTGTTCCTGCTGCCGATCGCGCTGGCCTTCGCCTTCATCGCCGACCTCAACCAGGCGATCACCTTCTCGATCCTGTCGGGCGTGCTGCAATACACCTTCATGAGCATCAACATCATGATGTTCCGCAAGAAGTGGCCGCTGGGCACGATTCGCCGCGGCTACACGCACCCCTTCCATCCCCTGCCGGCAATTGTGCTCTTCTGCCTGTGCATGGTGACGTTCTTCGCCATCTTCCTCGGCTTCGGCTCGCAGCTGATCGCGATGACGGTGTTCTATTTCCTGATCTCGCTGTGGTTCCACTTCTACCGCTACAAGTTCGTGCGGCGCGGCGACCAGTTCTCGATGCCGTGGCCGAAGCCGCAGGGTTATTGA
- a CDS encoding helix-turn-helix domain-containing protein, which yields MANKTSDKKPSAAAAKGKAAPKRVSADGRTIRTPLTQNPHAIRDTREKVLEVAIGHEVRAFRKKLGITVADLAAATDISLGMLSKIENGITSPSLTTLQALSRALGVPVTAFFRRFEEEHSAVFVKAGEGVDVERRGTRAGHQYNLLGHIGANTSGVVVEPYLITLTEDSDVFPTFQHAGMEFLYMLEGEVVYRHGNNLYPMKPGDSLFFDADAPHGPEELTQLPMRYLSIICYPQNSAG from the coding sequence ATGGCAAACAAGACTTCTGACAAAAAGCCCTCCGCTGCGGCCGCCAAGGGCAAGGCGGCGCCGAAGCGCGTTTCGGCCGACGGGCGCACGATCCGCACGCCGCTGACGCAGAACCCGCATGCCATCCGCGACACGCGCGAAAAGGTGCTCGAAGTGGCGATCGGCCATGAGGTGCGCGCCTTCCGCAAGAAGCTCGGCATCACCGTCGCCGATCTTGCCGCCGCAACCGACATCTCGCTCGGCATGCTGTCGAAGATCGAGAACGGCATCACCTCGCCGTCGCTGACGACGCTGCAGGCGCTGTCGCGGGCGCTGGGTGTTCCGGTGACGGCCTTCTTCCGCCGCTTCGAGGAAGAGCACAGCGCCGTTTTCGTCAAGGCGGGCGAAGGCGTCGATGTCGAGCGGCGCGGCACGCGCGCCGGCCATCAGTACAATCTGCTCGGCCATATCGGCGCCAACACAAGCGGTGTCGTCGTCGAGCCCTATCTCATCACGCTGACCGAGGATTCGGACGTGTTCCCGACCTTCCAGCATGCGGGCATGGAGTTCCTCTACATGCTCGAAGGCGAGGTCGTTTACCGGCACGGCAACAATCTCTACCCGATGAAGCCGGGCGACAGCCTGTTCTTCGACGCCGACGCGCCGCACGGCCCGGAAGAGCTGACGCAGCTGCCGATGCGGTATCTGTCGATCATCTGCTATCCGCAGAACAGCGCTGGTTAA